A region from the Chelonoidis abingdonii isolate Lonesome George chromosome 10, CheloAbing_2.0, whole genome shotgun sequence genome encodes:
- the DUSP19 gene encoding dual specificity protein phosphatase 19, with product MHSLTQEIRSFSRKNLKKQCTRVTTLTGKRIIETWKDARMQVVEEAEPSDGFGCGYVQDLSLDLQVGVIKPWLLLGSQDAAQDLETMKKYGVTHVLNVAYGVENAFPNDFIYKNISILDLPETDITSYFPECFEFIEQAKMLDGVVLVHCNAGVSRAAAIIIGFLINSEGLNFARAFSWVKNARPAICPNPGFMEQLHKYQECSKKANGSTDDHK from the exons ATGCACTCACTCACTCAGGAAATCAGAAGCTTCTCTAGGAAAAATCTTAAGAAGCAATGCACAAGGGTAACAACTTTAACGGGGAAGAGAATTATAGAGACATGGAAAGATGCCCGAATGCAGGTGGTGGAAGAAGCAGAGCCAAGTGATGGGTTCGGTTGTGGTTATGTACAAGACCTTAGCTTGGACCTGCAGGTTGGCGTTATTAAGCCCTGGTTGCTGCTAG GATCACAAGATGCTGCTCAGGATCTGGAGACAATGAAAAAATACGGG GTTACTCATGTCCTAAATGTGGCATATGGAGTTGAAAATGCCTTCCCCAATGACTTTATATACAAGAATATTTCTATACTGGATCTCCCTGAGACTGACATCACATCATATTTCCCGGAATGTTTTGAATTTATTGAGCAAGCTAAGATGCTG GATGGAGTGGTGCTGGTGCACTGTAATGCAGGAGTTTCTCGTGCTGCCGCAATCATCATtggttttttaattaattcagaAGGACTCAATTTTGCTAGGGCATTTTCTTGGGTGAAAAATGCAAGACCTGCTATCTGTCCAAATCCTggcttcatggagcagcttcaCAAGTATCAAGAGTGCAGTAAAAAGGCAAATGGAAGCACAGATGATCACAAATGA
- the NUP35 gene encoding nucleoporin NUP35 isoform X1, translated as MAAFAMELPPAGAEPMTLGSPTSPKPGAGAQFLPGFLMGDLPAPMTPQPRSLSGLSVGVMEMRSPLLTGGSPPQPVVPTHKDKSGAPPVRSIYDELSSPGLGSTPLTSRKPPSYSVTQSPLVGTMPATPGTATGVFSPASIGQPRKTTLSPAQLDPFYTQGDSLTSEDHLDDTWVTVFGFPQASASYILLQFAQYGNILKHVMSNTGNWMHIRYQSKLQARKALSKDGRIFGESIMIGVKPCIDKSVMESFDRGSASSMSSVFTPPTKTLGTPMQPASTPRISTMRPLATAYRASTSDYQVVSDRQTPRKDESIVSKAMEYMFGW; from the exons ATGGCCGCCTTCGCCATGGAGCTGCCGCCGGCCG GAGCTGAACCAATGACTCTTGGTTCCCCCACCTCTCCAAAGCCAGGAGCTGGTGCTCAGTTCTTACCTGGATTTTTAATGGGCGATTTACCAGCTCCAATGACTCCACAACCTCGCTCTTTAAGTGGCCTTTCTGTTGGTGTGATGGAAATGAGGTCTCCTTTACTTACAG GTGGATCTCCTCCACAACCAGTAGTTCCTACTCATAAGGATAAAAGTGGTGCTCCCCCTGTTAGAAGTATATATGATGAATTATCTAGTCCAGGACTTGGATCTACACCTCTAACCTCAAGAAAACCA CCCAGCTATTCTGTAACGCAGAGTCCATTGGTTGGAACTATGCCAGCAACCCCTGGAACAG CTACAGGTGTATTTAGTCCTGCAAGTATTGGACAGCCCAGAAAGACTACACTGTCTCCTGCTCAGCTGGATCCTTTCTACACTCAAGGGGATTCTTtaacctcagaagatcatctcgATGACACCTGGGTAACTGTATTTGG GTTTCCTCAAGCGTCTGCTTCCTATATTCTACTACAGTTTGCGCAGTATGGAAACATATTAAAGCATGTG ATGTCCAATACAGGAAACTGGATGCATATTCGGTATCAGTCCAAACTGCAAGCCCGGAAAGCCTTAAGCAAAGATGGAAGGATTTTTGGTGAATCTATCATGATCGGAGTCAAGCCTTGTATAGACAAA AGTGTGATGGAAAGTTTTGACAGAGGCTCCGCATCCTCCATGTCTTCAGTCTTCACACCACCGACAAAAACCTTAGGCACACCGATGCAGCCTGCAAGTACTCCAAGGATTTCTACAATGAGACCTCTTGCAACAGCATATAGAGCTTCCACTAGTGACTATCAG gtGGTTTCTGACAGACAAACCCCAAGGAAAGATGAAAGTATTGTATCTAAAGCTATGGAATACATGTTTGGCTGGTAA
- the NUP35 gene encoding nucleoporin NUP35 isoform X2 encodes MAAFAMELPPAGAEPMTLGSPTSPKPGAGAQFLPGFLMGDLPAPMTPQPRSLSGLSVGVMEMRSPLLTGGSPPQPVVPTHKDKSGAPPVRSIYDELSSPGLGSTPLTSRKPPSYSVTQSPLVGTMPATPGTATGVFSPASIGQPRKTTLSPAQLDPFYTQGDSLTSEDHLDDTWVTVFGFPQASASYILLQFAQYGNILKHVSVMESFDRGSASSMSSVFTPPTKTLGTPMQPASTPRISTMRPLATAYRASTSDYQVVSDRQTPRKDESIVSKAMEYMFGW; translated from the exons ATGGCCGCCTTCGCCATGGAGCTGCCGCCGGCCG GAGCTGAACCAATGACTCTTGGTTCCCCCACCTCTCCAAAGCCAGGAGCTGGTGCTCAGTTCTTACCTGGATTTTTAATGGGCGATTTACCAGCTCCAATGACTCCACAACCTCGCTCTTTAAGTGGCCTTTCTGTTGGTGTGATGGAAATGAGGTCTCCTTTACTTACAG GTGGATCTCCTCCACAACCAGTAGTTCCTACTCATAAGGATAAAAGTGGTGCTCCCCCTGTTAGAAGTATATATGATGAATTATCTAGTCCAGGACTTGGATCTACACCTCTAACCTCAAGAAAACCA CCCAGCTATTCTGTAACGCAGAGTCCATTGGTTGGAACTATGCCAGCAACCCCTGGAACAG CTACAGGTGTATTTAGTCCTGCAAGTATTGGACAGCCCAGAAAGACTACACTGTCTCCTGCTCAGCTGGATCCTTTCTACACTCAAGGGGATTCTTtaacctcagaagatcatctcgATGACACCTGGGTAACTGTATTTGG GTTTCCTCAAGCGTCTGCTTCCTATATTCTACTACAGTTTGCGCAGTATGGAAACATATTAAAGCATGTG AGTGTGATGGAAAGTTTTGACAGAGGCTCCGCATCCTCCATGTCTTCAGTCTTCACACCACCGACAAAAACCTTAGGCACACCGATGCAGCCTGCAAGTACTCCAAGGATTTCTACAATGAGACCTCTTGCAACAGCATATAGAGCTTCCACTAGTGACTATCAG gtGGTTTCTGACAGACAAACCCCAAGGAAAGATGAAAGTATTGTATCTAAAGCTATGGAATACATGTTTGGCTGGTAA